Genomic window (Stigmatella erecta):
CCCGGCATCAGGTCTGGCATGTGGTCATTCGGCTCGCGCAGCCAGCGCACCACGCCGCTGACCTTGTGGGGCCTGCCCCCGGGCAGGGTGAAGTCCAGGTCCACCGGGGTGCCGCGGGGCACCGTCTCCACCGTGGCGACGAAGAGCCCCCCGGCGAGCACGTCCGAGGTGAAGCCCGTGAAGAAGTTGGAGTCGCTCTTCAGGTGAATCTGCGCCTGGAGCCGCACCCGCGCGCGCGCCCGCTTGGCCACGGGCGCAGGGGCAGGCATGGCGCTCAGCGAGGCCGAGGACGAGGTCCGGGGAGGCAGCGGAGGCCGGGCACCCGGCGGGGGCGGGGGCGGCGGCCGGGCCCGGGCCGCTTCCTGCTGGCGGCGCAGGCGGGCCGCTTCGGTGGCGCTCTTGAGGCGGGCCTCCGCCTCGGCCAGCTCCCGCGTGAGCGCCTGGGTCTGCTGGATGAAGGCGTGCAGGGCGATCTGCACCTCTTCGTTGGCCTTGGTGCGGACCTCCAGGGCCTCCTTGCGGGCGTTGAGGGCCCGGTCCCGCGTCACCTCCACGGCCAGCTCCGGGATGGCGGCGGCCTGGAGCCGGGCGCCAATCTCCGGCAGGGACACATCCCCCGTGTCGGACTGCACCTGGGCCAGCTCGGTGCGGACCTGGCTCAACCGCTGGGCCAGCGTGGTGGCCTCGGTGGAGGCACGGGCCACCTGATCCGCCGTGCGCGTCTCCAGGGCCGACAGCTCGGCCTCGGCGCGCGTGAGCTCGGCCTCTCGCGTGGTGATGGGACGAAGAAAGGTATTGGAGGGCGGCCTCATCGACGGCTCCTGACGTGGCCCCACTCTAGCCGCCCCCGGCCGGGGCCACGAGCCCCCCGCGGAGCCTGGCTGCCTGCTGGGCGCCGCCCCGGGTCAGTCCGCGCCCTTGATGCAGGCCACCGGCGTCAGGCGGTGGGCCACCCGCGCCAGCCCCGCCATCTCCACCGTCTCCAGCACGTCATCCAGGTTCTTGTAGCAGGGGCCCGACTCATCCAGCGGGGTGTTCCGGGTGTTGAGCAGAATCCCCGCCTCGGCCATGCGCTGGTCGGTCTCGTCCTGGCGCAGCACCCGCCGGGCCTCGCCGCGCGACAGCCGGCGGCCCGAGCCGTGGTTCACCGAGTAAATGGACTTGGCGGCCCCCTCCTCGGCGAAGAGGATGGCGCTGCCCGTCTCCATGGAGCCCGGGATGAGGATGGGGTGGCCGGTGTGCTCCCAGGAGGTTTTGCGCAGCGAGGGGTGCCCCTTGGGGAAGGCGCGTGTGGCGCCCTTGCGGGCCACGAACTTCCCGGCCTCCTTCTGGATGAGGTTGTGGGAAATCTCGTAATAGATGTCCGCGGTGCCGCCGAACACGTCCTCGAGCGCCGCGCACACCGCCTCGCCGATGATGAGCCGGTTGGCCACGGCGAAGTTGGCCGCCATGTTGTGCAGGTTCCAGTACTCGCGCCCCAGCCGCGTCTCCGCGTCCAGCCAGATGAAGTCCTCGCTGCGCGAGCTCAGCCCCCGCTCGCGCGCCCCCTCCACGAAGAAGTGCTTGGCGATGTTCCACCCGAAGCCCCGGCTGCCCGTGTGCAGCATCACCCACACCCGGCCCTCTT
Coding sequences:
- a CDS encoding TIGR02266 family protein, whose amino-acid sequence is MRPPSNTFLRPITTREAELTRAEAELSALETRTADQVARASTEATTLAQRLSQVRTELAQVQSDTGDVSLPEIGARLQAAAIPELAVEVTRDRALNARKEALEVRTKANEEVQIALHAFIQQTQALTRELAEAEARLKSATEAARLRRQQEAARARPPPPPPPGARPPLPPRTSSSASLSAMPAPAPVAKRARARVRLQAQIHLKSDSNFFTGFTSDVLAGGLFVATVETVPRGTPVDLDFTLPGGRPHKVSGVVRWLREPNDHMPDLMPGMGVQFQDVPPEVASAISSFMAQREPLFYPD
- a CDS encoding RtcB family protein, with product MSWIQRLEKVSEGHYVLPKTKTMRVDADLFLSDKLLHGEGPDSPGLEEAVFSQVVNAASFPGVTRVAVTPDCHVGYGVPIGTVVETDGILLPTAAGYDIGCGMVQLKTTLTAEDVADPAQRRRWIDQVIHRIAVGVGASRAQRQRKVDARTFAEVVRHGAKALGRTNSTTERDFIPVEDDRVDIPERAAGKRDQLGSLGGGNHFTEMQVDEEGRVWVMLHTGSRGFGWNIAKHFFVEGARERGLSSRSEDFIWLDAETRLGREYWNLHNMAANFAVANRLIIGEAVCAALEDVFGGTADIYYEISHNLIQKEAGKFVARKGATRAFPKGHPSLRKTSWEHTGHPILIPGSMETGSAILFAEEGAAKSIYSVNHGSGRRLSRGEARRVLRQDETDQRMAEAGILLNTRNTPLDESGPCYKNLDDVLETVEMAGLARVAHRLTPVACIKGAD